Proteins from a single region of Trypanosoma brucei brucei TREU927 chromosome 7, complete sequence:
- a CDS encoding immunodominant antigen, putative, translating to MTITVDLFGEADCNDGEGHMWSADVAKFTEVPEVPRVFADSQHYITYTTKKGNSLRVVKRLNLARGTVRGHTTPIHSVRFVNYRSNVAASASKGEFFVWVVTDSGEGGTGRPSADAELTINMYFRLSDPVTISCFSFFINAENKRPDVLVLHDQQASILDSSALIALYRDTPLTATLKQNSTALRKLASNVTANTLCSVGSGGWFAFTTDSNMVAACTLQNRNTPPWSCCEGAPVHSLHLLDTPHAEKTTLVASCSRVVYQWSLSGASEPTLLRKFAVDGTIVSLEGSRDSFAVFNDKRKLAVVRIQSPKEFTCTRYTLPWQVRRRGTCFNCVGGESYIMADNDDRLTVMQLKANASSGAGKRESPLNTRRSPAGAAKPASNVLAPTTGTKIKSNSSTQPTGSIIANLVNRLGICSVGMAPPASSNTSSPATATATGSAPDVTSASANATQRGALHGYSNQPVTAGLGSGSSAGASKVFTPALSKSLAASAGRGHGSSSISPASAQLSAAVNANNLTHSSRPALHNASLPQAPTDGVLATVLQQTEDEVHQELERLDSVMKNTLQVLQLTPDTIHRAHEQLLSLSLEAQMTELQQQQERQKNASLSNSAGFTPFETCVLLSILDPLSQSIANGLTRGVEDAMMANLEHGVRHALVNRARTTQKSAMKARLDEVLKESSSQFLAQVEQTVRNVVENELAEVFGDINGLLTALENDNVRLQRELEAIMASDVITEMKKTREELESLREAVTNQQLAIGTGSQLVSRPSPETVLSTTTELIQQQQYRQGLEYIIMAEQPQLVLQLFVALKKKTENVYSALIEDPATPNDVWLRVIVQITGAATSEKDIDAVVGVLIDILSEREQLLQKTGPTAKLTESLHSFVTVGKSGRKCSAGLRNFKNLEKLLP from the coding sequence ATGACCATCACTGTGGATCTATTTGGTGAGGCGGATTGCAATGATGGCGAGGGGCACATGTGGTCCGCCGATGTTGCGAAATTCACTGAAGTGCCTGAAGTGCCGCGTGTGTTTGCCGATTCTCAGCATTACATTACTTACACCACAAAAAAGGGCAACTCTCTGAGGGTGGTAAAGCGCTTGAACCTTGCCAGAGGCACTGTGCGTGGCCACACAACACCAATTCATTCCGTTCGCTTTGTAAATTATCGAAGCAACGTCGCAGCGTCTGCCAGCAAGGGGGAGTTTTTCGTTTGGGTTGTGACAGACAGCGGGGAGGGAGGAACCGGGCGCCCTTCAGCTGATGCAGAGCTTACAATTAACATGTACTTTAGGCTCTCCGACCCCGTCACCATTTCGTGCTTTTCATTCTTTATTAATGCAGAAAATAAGCGGCCTGACGTATTGGTTCTGCACGACCAGCAGGCGAGCATCCTTGATTCCTCCGCCCTCATTGCGCTATACCGTGACACCCCTCTCACTGCGACGCTTAAGCAGAACAGCACGGCTCTGCGGAAGTTGGCTAGTAATGTTACTGCAAATACTCTCTGCTCTGTGGGGTCAGGTGGCTGGTTTGCCTTCACTACGGATTCAAATATGGTCGCTGCTTGCACTTTGCAGAACCGCAACACACCACCATGGTCCTGCTGTGAGGGAGCTCCTGTTCACTCACTCCACCTGCTGGATACACCCCACGCTGAGAAGACAACTCTCGTTGCTTCCTGTTCGCGGGTAGTATATCAGTGGTCGCTGAGTGGGGCGTCAGAGCCGACATTGCTACGAAAGTTTGCTGTTGACGGTACCATCGTGTCGCTGGAGGGCTCGCGCGATTCATTTGCAGTGTTCAATGACAAACGGAAGTTAGCGGTGGTTCGGATCCAGTCTCCGAAGGAATTTACGTGCACACGGTATACTCTACCGTGGCAGGTGCGCCGGCGTGGGACTTGCTTCAACTGCGTAGGCGGAGAGTCTTATATAATGGCTGACAATGACGATCGTTTGACAGTCATGCAGCTTAAGGCCAATGCTTCCAGTGGCGCTGGCAAGCGGGAAAGTCCCTTGAACACACGTAGGAGTCCTGCTGGAGCAGCGAAGCCGGCAAGTAATGTGTTGGCCCCCACCACTGGCACAAAGATAAAGTCGAACTCGTCCACTCAACCGACTGGTAGTATTATCGCTAACCTGGTTAATCGCCTTGGGATATGCAGTGTTGGAATGGCACCCCCAGCATCGTCTAACACATCCTCACCAGCAACCGCAACGGCAACAGGAAGTGCACCCGATGTAACTTCTGCTTCAGCGAATGCTACGCAGCGTGGAGCTTTGCATGGTTACAGCAACCAACCCGTAACGGCGGGTCTTGGTAGCGGCAGTAGTGCGGGCGCATCCAAAGTATTCACACCGGCCTTGTCGAAATCGTTAGCGGCTTCTGCCGGCCGCGGTCACGGTAGTTCTTCCATCAGTCCCGCAAGCGCCCAGCTGTCGGCCGCTGTCAATGCCAATAACCTCACGCACTCTTCACGGCCAGCGCTTCACAACGCCTCTTTGCCACAGGCTCCAACTGATGGCGTGCTCGCAACTGTTTTGCAGCAAACTGAAGATGAGGTGCACCAGGAATTGGAGCGACTTGATTCCGTCATGAAAAACACACTGCAAGTACTTCAGTTGACTCCCGACACCATCCACCGGGCACATGAACAGTTGTTAAGCTTAAGCCTTGAAGCGCAGATGACAGAGctacagcaacagcaagaaCGGCAGAAAAATGCATCCTTGTCCAACTCTGCAGGGTTTACTCCCTTCGAGACTTGTGTGCTTTTATCTATTCTTGATCCACTTTCACAAAGCATCGCGAACGGATTAACCCGTGGTGTTGAGGATGCTATGATGGCCAATCTTGAACATGGAGTGCGGCACGCTTTGGTAAACCGTGCGCGGACTACACAGAAGAGTGCAATGAAGGCACGCCTTGATGAAGTACTGAAGGAGAGTTCCTCACAGTTTCTTGCGCAGGTAGAACAGACTGTGCGTAACGTTGTGGAAAATGAGCTTGCGGAAGTGTTTGGAGATATTAATGGTTTACTGACGGCGCTAGAGAATGATAACGTTCGACTTCAGCGGGAATTGGAGGCGATTATGGCCTCGGATGTTATCaccgaaatgaagaaaactCGAGAAGAACTTGAGTCGTTGCGCGAGGCAGTGACGAACCAACAGTTGGCCATTGGAACGGGGTCACAGCTAGTGAGTCGTCCCTCTCCCGAGACCGTGTtatcaacaacaactgaattaatacaacagcaacaatatcGCCAAGGATTGGAGTACATTATTATGGCGGAACAACCTCAACTGGTTCTTCAGCTCTTCGTTGccctgaaaaagaaaactgagAATGTATATTCGGCACTGATTGAGGATCCCGCAACCCCTAATGACGTATGGCTTCGTGTTATTGTGCAAATTACCGGCGCGGCGACGTCTGAGAAGGATATTGATGCGGTTGTGGGTGTTCTCATCGACATCCTTTCGGAGAGGGAACAGCTGCTGCAAAAGACGGGCCCGACCGCAAAACTAACTGAAAGTTTGCATTCGTTCGTAACTGTGGGGAAATCTGGGAGAAAGTGCTCCGCGGGGCTGCGAAACTTCAAGAACTTGGAGAAGTTACTGCCATAG
- a CDS encoding vacuolar transporter chaperone, putative — protein sequence MASVIEKGLASICCVTTSSKPWAEGEADGDVKYEDLRGPGGRNTSGSVSDKRICVPQKIDPKTFFANERTFLKWMSISVMIGMMSLTLLNFGDTSSNASELAGLVLLPVSILFMIHSLFVFKDRANKIYMREPMRYDDTKGPTILVLVLGVSLGIAAIFSVQKQYYRTASSSFNDGPRFS from the coding sequence ATGGCAAGCGTAATTGAAAAGGGGCTTGCATCGATATGTTGCGTTACCACTTCGTCAAAACCATGGGCGGAGGGCGAGGCCGATGGGGATGTGAAGTATGAGGATTTGCGAGGTCCTGGTGGTCGTAACACTTCCGGATCCGTAAGTGACAAAAGAATATGCGTTCCCCAGAAGATCGATCCGAAAACGTTTTTCGCCAATGAAAGGACCTTTCTCAAGTGGATGTCGATATCAGTGATGATAGGAATGATGTCGTTAACACTACTGAATTTTGGCGACACATCGAGCAACGCATCGGAGCTTGCTGGTCTGGTTTTGTTGCCTGTTTCAATATTATTTATGATTCATTCGTTATTTGTGTTCAAAGATCGAGCCAACAAGATCTATATGCGGGAGCCTATGCGGTACGATGACACGAAAGGCCCCACGATCCTTGTTCTTGTACTTGGTGTCTCTCTTGGAATTGCGGCTATTTTTTCCGTTCAGAAGCAATACTACAGGACggcttcttcatccttcaaTGATGGACCACGATTTTCTTGA
- a CDS encoding RNA editing 3' terminal uridylyl transferase 1 (identical to GB:AAK38334.1 3' terminal uridylyl transferase {Trypanosoma brucei} (PMID:11893335)), with protein MVSKYHRLLQQGLREEEGVTERHMVAGGEQRHGHVDDDNAEGDADFYDQKDERRAKMSNPKHESANVSAGGKQNRSVRDCLPGSLPPVANTSTDAAVRFDRERKNAGHGIDISCVEGDGAQMGTYVSTGRSDAKAGGGSSAIGVTADDESDGNLDTDGSDASEGDEVESTTDADVYGEDDTTEGPRGGVRLYSCDACPHAVFTTHAALLAHAEEHHADLLPDHARLRRIAQKLNPVWNRALNARRNTITSWGKKIFHVAAQRDAGESKMQEAHRARAQLECVVRRWHDKARVFIFGSSVAMGVWDGTADIDFAVVDVDAMERGSWPPLEKNAVRSITELLRRVGFSFVNLEPISHARVPIIKHHASSPILTVARRDAEDVVARSIRFILNGPATREDRLLLEGSVRDAVGPTGVQQVWWNRTSDMMSATLESTTAAVRAAMCSPALASASLRTKVQPAHDECRPELYNIDFDLSFRAFGIRNSTLLRKYLLSHPCARPGAIVLKDWSKTSGVNNSVNGYFTSYAINIMWIYYLVQKGYVPYVDPLEIPESLVNYTDFDPRYTPMIDPEITNTEREELYKAAGDMLVGFFYFYSFEFDWGHNVISLNRPGITTKRMLGWHVEDVVPVASTSVSSGGGGSNVKRHPTRYELCIEDPYEENLNLGRHIGVTKSLRVRTELYRGLLSLLKEGETRSCVFAAADSSGTPAAGGKQSAALPARALFKLMALTTQAISESRRLPQSNSDNSGRIGNGDNESLTEVGGGHRVEGAGVDPASCAGASLSSFGEPPIGVHEKTLESIFVEKAPMEFQLVRKVWNWHQLIHRLGYKIHRGHVMPRREVGVRCTARRDAEETTTELASDVDTTKSLRPGRGLTDTMLRDLSRGYMTLTPEWVAWSAPWVSQHLRGYSRLTTVRSAVADETPPALATVPSVVKPPTGEAVMGAMRTTRRNAAPARRVELLKLWLWRGISKVTPFKSPR; from the coding sequence ATGGTAAGTAAGTACCACCGCTTGCTTCAGCAGGGGCTACGTGAGGAAGAAGGAGTCACTGAACGACATATGGTGGCAGGCGGTGAACAGCGGCACGGGCACGTGGATGACGACAATGCGGAAGGGGATGCTGATTTTTATGACCAGAAAGATGAGCGGCGAGCGAAAATGTCGAATCCTAAACATGAGTCTGCGAATGTTTCCGCGGGCGGGAAGCAAAATAGGTCGGTGAGGGATTGCCTCCCCGGTTCCCTTCCTCCCGTAGCCAATACGAGCACTGACGCGGCGGTCAGGTTTGATAGGGAACGAAAAAATGCGGGTCACGGGATTGATATTTCGTGTGTCGAAGGCGACGGTGCGCAAATGGGTACGTACGTCTCCACCGGCCGTAGTGACGCAAAAGCAGGGGGAGGAAGTAGCGCTATAGGCGTCACTGCCGATGATGAGAGTGATGGGAATTTGGACACGGACGGTAGCGACGCTTCTGAGGGCGATGAGGTTGAGTCGACAACCGACGCTGATGTGTATGGGGAGGACGATACCACTGAAGGGCCTCGTGGTGGTGTGCGGTTGTATTCTTGCGATGCCTGTCCGCATGCTGTGTTCACAACTCATGCAGCGTTGCTTGCCCACGCTGAGGAGCACCATGCGGATCTATTACCAGATCATGCCCGTTTGCGTCGTATCGCACAAAAACTTAATCCAGTGTGGAACCGCGCTCTAAATGCCCGTCGTAACACCATTACATCgtgggggaagaaaatattCCACGTGGCCGCGCAACGTGATGCGGGGGAGTCGAAGATGCAGGAGGCTCATCGTGCCCGGGCACAACTGGAATGTGTTGTGCGCCGCTGGCATGATAAAGCACGTGTCTTTATATTTGGAAGCTCTGTGGCGATGGGCGTGTGGGACGGCACAGCGGATATTGATTTTGCCGtcgttgatgttgatgcaatGGAGCGTGGAAGTTGGCCACCGTTGGAGAAGAACGCTGTGCGTTCCATCACAGAGCTACTACGCCGGGTGGGGTTTTCATTTGTAAATTTGGAGCCAATTAGCCACGCTAGAGTGCCAATTATTAAACATCATGCTTCGTCACCAATCCTTACCGTCGCAAGAAGAGACGCAGAAGACGTTGTAGCTCGAAGCATTCGCTTTATTTTGAATGGCCCTGCCACGCGCGAGGATCGGTTGCTACTGGAAGGAAGCGTACGCGACGCTGTGGGCCCCACTGGGGTGCAACAGGTGTGGTGGAACCGCACCTCCGACATGATGTCAGCCACACTCGAAAGTACTACCGCTGCCGTTAGGGCAGCAATGTGCAGCCCGGCACTTGCCTCGGCATCACTGCGCACAAAGGTACAGCCGGCGCATGATGAATGCAGGCCAGAGTTGTATAATATTGACTTCGATCTCAGCTTCCGCGCATTTGGCATACGCAATTCAACTCTTCTACGGAAATACTTACTTAGTCACCCGTGCGCTCGACCAGGAGCCATTGTACTTAAAGATTGGAGCAAGACAAGTGGTGTGAATAACTCCGTTAACGGTTACTTTACTAGTTATGCAATCAACATAATGTGGATATATTACCTTGTTCAGAAGGGTTATGTGCCGTACGTGGATCCTCTTGAAATTCCTGAATCACTCGTAAATTATACCGATTTTGACCCCAGGTACACCCCGATGATAGACCCAGAGATTACGAACACAGAGCGGGAGGAGCTGTACAAAGCAGCCGGCGACATGCTTGTGGggttcttctatttttactCATTTGAATTCGACTGGGGGCATAACGTAATTTCCCTTAACCGGCCGGGAATAACAACGAAGAGGATGCTAGGGTGGCACGTTGAGGACGTTGTACCGGTTGCTTCCACCTCAGTGAgcagtggtggtggaggtaGCAATGTGAAGCGACACCCTACAAGGTACGAGCTTTGTATCGAGGATCCCTATGAAGAAAACTTAAATTTGGGCCGACACATCGGAGTAACGAAGTCGTTGCGTGTGCGGACGGAACTCTACCGCGGTCTCTTATCCTTAttgaaagagggggagacaAGGTCGTGCGTCTTCGCCGCAGCGGATTCATCAGGCACGCCGGCGGCTGGGGGTAAGCAGTCGGCCGCTCTACCAGCTCGAGCACTGTTCAAACTGATGGCCTTAACAACTCAGGCTATATCAGAATCAAGGCGTCTCCCACAAAGTAATAGTGACAATAGCGGTCGCATTGGTAACGGTGATAATGAATCCCTTACGGAGGTCGGCGGTGGCCACAGGGTTGAAGGCGCTGGTGTCGATCCAGCTTCCTGCGCAGGGGCGTCGCTTTCCTCCTTCGGTGAGCCACCGATTGGAGTTCATGAGAAAACGCTTGAAAGCATATTTGTTGAGAAGGCCCCTATGGAGTTTCAGTTGGTACGAAAGGTATGGAACTGGCACCAACTGATCCATCGGCTCGGGTACAAAATACACCGAGGTCACGTGATGCCACGGCGTGAAGTTGGGGTACGTTGCACCGCCCGGCGCGATgcggaagaaacaacaacagaactGGCTTCGGACGTTGACACAACTAAGAGCCTGAGACCTGGGCGAGGTCTTACAGACACCATGCTGCGAGACCTGAGCCGCGGCTACATGACGCTCACACCGGAATGGGTTGCTTGGTCAGCGCCATGGGTAAGCCAACACTTGCGCGGATACAGCCGCTTAACGACAGTGCGTTCCGCAGTGGCCGATGAAACCCCACCCGCCCTGGCGACGGTTCCGTCTGTCGTGAAACCACCGACTGGAGAGGCGGTTATGGGTGCGATGAGGACCACCCGCCGAAATGCTGCACCTGCTCGTAGGGTGGAGCTGCTGAAGTTATGGCTCTGGCGCGGCATCAGCAAGGTTACTCCATTCAAGAGCCCTCGTTGA
- a CDS encoding 50S ribosomal protein L16, putative (identical to GB:CAB91831.1: possible ribosomal protein {Leishmania major}) has protein sequence MPSPFQQTLLARAYHYVHPKTGRPIRQFRRYGDPRYINNEAALIRGQWGLITADFGMVTQSQMENARLAILRRLPRGSFTLTMHTDYEEFPVVKKSPESRMGAGKANIHHFAFKFTTGVPLFEIMPISARRLNQAEAEGIFLAGRPFIPLQTVVVPQGRVDEYHVFK, from the coding sequence ATGCCGTCACCCTTTCAACAAACTTTGTTGGCCCGCGCCTACCACTACGTGCATCCGAAGACTGGTCGACCCATTAGACAGTTTCGTCGCTATGGCGATCCGCGTTATATCAATAACGAAGCGGCACTGATTCGCGGGCAATGGGGCCTCATAACTGCGGATTTCGGTATGGTCACGCAGTCGCAGATGGAGAATGCACGTCTTGCAATCCTCCGTCGTCTACCCCGCGGGAGCTTCACACTCACAATGCACACCGATTACGAGGAGTTTCCGGTTGTGAAAAAGAGCCCAGAAAGTCGTATGGGTGCTGGTAAGGCGAACATTCATCATTTCGCGTTCAAGTTCACGACAGGGGTGCCGCTATTTGAGATCATGCCGATATCCGCCCGCCGTCTCAATCAGGCGGAAGCGGAGGGCATATTTTTGGCAGGGAGACCGTTCATACCGCTTCAGACGGTTGTGGTGCCACAAGGTCGCGTTGATGAGTATCATGTCTTCAAGTAA
- a CDS encoding mitochondrial carrier protein, putative translates to MDHDQLYDSPQSAKDSLLDMTALLIVTFAQRAVMAPSYRVTLLATVEGELVREGRLPPKGFGGVFGCIKRLYVKEGVRSFFRGLLTDAVLSLPATVVENISSTLVSFALQVAIPVRLVESMNPWTYLTLSLSSTSAAVLLATPATGLHSTIVTNYVADIVAPVPSEKSKNPDKDDGENNKEIKEGEKGGEESYRYATATEAVASIFRRWGFSGFYRCIGADAIAVFLYRGTYYYGLQLLPSTLHNRFPYGISRCLAVVAGFLTQPFEVVSRRMQLTASSTTGRRYKGMLHCARTIVAEEGYTALWAGMQARLLVTCVGVAVLELHRHFWAV, encoded by the coding sequence ATGGATCACGATCAACTATACGACTCTCCCCAGTCTGCTAAAGACTCCCTTCTCGACATGACAGCGCTTTTGATCGTAACGTTTGCGCAGCGTGCAGTTATGGCTCCGTCGTATCGTGTAACGTTACTGGCCACCGTAGAAGGTGAGTTGGTGCGGGAAGGCCGGCTACCACCAAAGGGGTTTGGCGGAGTGTTTGGTTGCATAAAGCGTTTGTATGTCAAGGAAGGCGTAAGGTCATTTTTCCGTGGTCTTTTAACTGACGCTGTGCTCTCTCTCCCTGCGACCGTTGTTGAGAACATAAGCTCTACGTTGGTGTCTTTCGCGTTGCAGGTGGCCATCCCTGTCAGGCTCGTCGAGTCGATGAACCCGTGGACTTACTTGACTCTTTCACTCAGCTCCACATCCGCTGCAGTTTTACTCGCAACCCCTGCCACGGGCCTACACAGCACAATAGTGACGAACTACGTGGCTGACATTGTTGCACCTGTTCCCTCGGAGAAGTCCAAAAATCCTGACAAGGATGACggtgaaaacaacaaggaGATTAAGGAAGGCGAGAAGGGGGGTGAGGAATCGTACCGATATGCTACAGCTACGGAGGCGGTGGCGAGCATATTCCGACGGTGGGGATTCAGCGGTTTCTATCGTTGCATCGGTGCCGATGCTATTGCAGTCTTTCTGTACAGGGGAACCTATTATTACGGGTTGCAGCTGTTACCCAGCACCCTGCATAATCGCTTCCCTTATGGCATAAGCCGATGCCTCGCCGTCGTTGCTGGTTTCTTAACTCAACCATTTGAAGTTGTTAGTCGCCGCATGCAACTCACTGCTTCCTCCACAACGGGTCGCCGCTACAAGGGGATGCTCCACTGTGCCCGCACAATTGTTGCGGAGGAGGGATATACGGCTTTGTGGGCGGGGATGCAAGCACGGCTACTGGTGACCTGTGTGGGTGTGGCGGTGCTGGAACTGCATCGCCATTTCTGGGCCGTTTAG